In Euphorbia lathyris chromosome 10, ddEupLath1.1, whole genome shotgun sequence, the DNA window ATACTGATGGCTGCAAATGGGCACAAGATAATTGGTTAGTCAAGGAGCATATTACGgcttcttctttttctattaCAAGCTTTATATTTCATCTACTGCTAAAAGTTTATGAACTGCAGTAGTTAAGCAAGCTAAATAATTTGTTCCTTGGGAatctctttaatttttattgactTAATCTTTTGAAATATGCTTACATTTGACTTCAGACTCATTTACCAAAGAACTCAATTTTTCATCCCTCCTTAGGAAGATGAATATACATTCAGTTGATGAAATGTTCTTCATCTTGTGTGTAAGTGCTCATATGAGTGTCTAGTCGTGATTTGTTTGTTTGCATTTACTAGTTTGTGAAAATTTTGGTTTGTAGAGTATAGGTATGCTGTGTTGTACGAGAACTCAGTGTTGTCTACTACTGTCATAATAATATCTGATTATGTTGGCTATAAGAGCTGAGAAGAGTGAAACTATATAGATCCTGGGGAATAAAGCTATATCAAGGAAATGAATCAAATGGTTTTGTTTTGTTAATGCTTAATAGTGTCATTTCTTTGTGACATTGCTGCAAGGGTAGAAAGataagaaaaagggaaaatctAACTTCTTTCCATAAGGTCCCAAGGAAATACATTTTTCCATCTAATGGTCCGGACAGTCTCCTAGTGAACAAACTGTTCCTTTCAATTTTACTAGTTCATGCTCACCATATTGTAATTTATGGACTGTATTCGTCCTATTGTAGCtatttcttattgttttctctTCTCTAAAATATATTAAGGACCAGTTGTGTTAAGAATGTGGCATTTATTCTTGATCCCAAGGATAAATTCCTTGTCATTGACATCAACATTTCATTCTAACTTCAGTGTATAAGTTTTGGCTGCCTTTTTGGCCCTTCTCTTGGGAATTGAATACTGTGAAATATGATATTGCAGCATCTATATGCCGTCCAGTTGCTTTTCTATATTGCATGCTTATCTTTGTTTGCTTCAAATCTTCTCCAGGATCAGAAGGAAAGTTGAGCCAGAGCCTCTGTATGTGTCTTGATGTAGCCTAACAGATCCATAGCTTTACATAGTGAACTTTTCTCAGTTGCAACCTAGTGAAATGgggtataatattttttttttgttatcatGTACATTAAGAGCTAATAAAAAAAGCTGTACCAACATTGTAATATTTTAATCTGTTTATGTTGATGGGAAATTGGTCCTACATTTCTTTCTTTCTAGAGCCTATTACATGTTCTAATAGTTAATGAAACTTTACTAATGAAGGAATTTGTTTCCTCCTGTAATTTGCTTTCTATTATCAAGTAATAGTGTTTGCTCAATATCTATTTGTCATCAAAGCATCTATCTTCTGTCTAATAAGTAGTGCTGTTTTTTTGCTATACTGGAAAGCAGTCTTGTGTAGGCATTTTTTTTAGGAGGGACAAATAGCTATCTATGTCGTGCAATTTCCACTACTTGTACTAGGAtatattttcttcttttacttCACAACAGTGAATGATGTAAAAAGCTCTCTTGAGTTTCCCAGTCCATTGCTTGCTAGTAATGAAATTGTCAAGGTGTAAGTTGAGTGTGGAGGAAAGAGTGAACtgttttgaatttgaattaGTAACATCTCAAAACAATCATTGATGTGTGCACATATGAACATAGTCTAGATGAGACATATGCATGCAACATATGGTAATATTTCTACTATATAGCATATATAATGTATTGTTAGTAAGGATTTTATTGTTATGAAATAGAAGTAAGTAAATATTGACGATCATGTGATGCATGAAATAGGTAAGGGATAGATAGAGTAGTGATTTGGTGTAGGTGAGTGGACCCATCCTGGAAGTTGAAAAATGATGATAGAATTGGAGAGAGCATGGCATTGGGCAACACAAAGAGCAGAAACTAGAGTTGAAAGGAGTGAGGAGTGGCAGTGACAGAGGGATGGGGATGGGGGAGAGGGAGAGAGTGATAAAAGTAGGTACAAAAGCGAAGTGGGAGTTAAGTAAATGTAGTTGCCAACTGCGGGATCTTTGTTGTCTTATTGTGGCAGTGGAAGGAAGGACATTGATtgagtgtgtgtgtgtgtgaaaAAAGACAACATAGAGAAATTGGAGTCAAAAGTGGAGGCAGAATCACAGCAACAGCAACAGCATCCCCCTATTTTCATCCAAACTGCATTTAATGCCAATTCACTGGATCACCTTCTCCCTTCCCTTGCCCATGTAagtttctctctttttcttctttctattCAGctcttttcttgttttttcttattgtttattttatctttctctttgcttttttttttttcactaagCACCAGACATTCAGTGATGATAACCCTACAAAAGTTTCAGTgtcaatacatatatataaaaggaaaaTAGAGAGAGAATGGACAAAATGATCTGGTACATTTCAGCTTCATGATTGTGTTTTATATTACAATTATGAATAAAATAATAGGCTTTTAGTAAGTTCCATTATCTGTTTTGTTTACACTTTTCACATTTCATTGTTCAATGAAAATGTTGTCAGCATTCAATTGTGATTATGGGCAAAGtattattgattttattttgaacGGAATAACATGTATACAAGTTATTAaattcaataggattgaattaGGTCCAAGAGCAGACAAATTTCTTTTGGGGTCAACTGAAAATTAAATTATGCAATTTACGTGAATCTACTGGGCTATACCGGCAATGTAAAGATATCGAGGGGCCAAAAGTACGtaattttgagagagaaaacACAATAAAATTGTATAGGGAAAATTTTAAGTTGATTAACTTCTTAGGAGACAAAGTAGCTCTGCTCTGACTAGCTAGCTGAGCTACCTTGGTGTGAAATTATGGACACTTGGTCTCTATACGTTTCATGAGATAGAATATGCCTAAACGGCAATGCAAATCATTTCTGTATAATATGTGGCGTAAATGATTTGTGTACACAGTGCTacattaataatatttaaaattagggTAGATTACATactgtcggagattaatataagatatatgactggaccttaactatcagttcgagcttttagtttaatcggttccatgacatggtatcagagcctcttcgACCTAaaggtcgagggttcgagtcctagccacctcattaatttgtggaattaaaaacacatggcgggatgcGAACGGTCGAGGGTTCAAGTCCCGACAACccagttcgagcttttagttcaatcgatTCCATGACACATACGTGGTATACAACTTGTCATATTAATTTTGTGtgtaaaattgaaggttgtacatcaaagtgtgaaaAATGACAAAAGTtatataatttacccttaaaattaGTTTATCTCCTCaatttgtgtttatatttttgcaTCCTTAACAATACAAGGTTGGCTTCACCACCAATGATTTCCCAATTTTCGTTCatactccctccgtttcataATAATTGTCGTTTTGAGGAAAAATTATTTGATGTTTTACACTTTTCAACGAGTATTAAATGTGTTTTTTCCAACTTTGTCCTCATATAATAAGAGGAAAAAAATTTGCAGAGAAATTTAAGCATTAATTGGAAGAGGGTAATAAGGTAATATTTAACTATtttttaggttaattaataggttttttaatatttgtgtagaaaccttaaaaacaattaaaataaaacagaGAGAGTATTAAGGGTTAAACTACTACAATAgcttataaatatttaaaaatgtaataaaattACACACTTTTACATAATACTAAAAACATTCATTTTTGtggaaactaaaaaaaattcattaattaagtGAATTGACTCATTAAACATGATCCGATtgcatcaaaaaaaaaaaaaaaaaatccgatTATTAATTAACTTGGTATATTAACATCTATTTACACGTGTTTCAATCTGTAAgtgaaaaaattgaaaaatgaaaCCCATAGGGCAGTAAATGATGTGGTGTGGTGAGTATAATAATTTAGTAGTGCACAAAATGAGTTAACCCCGTAATGAATAGATATATATAGATTGACGTACTTTAATTATTTCCGCAATCAATCAATATGTCAACAAGTAATTATAAATCGTACATACGACAAGATTCTAATCaaactaaataattaattattatcttCATTGCGATCTGGCCATGCAATTATATGCATgcataattatataatattaattgcTACTACTGCTTAATTATCCGACTTTGGATTATATATACAGACTGTATTACCTGGCATTTTCAGTAGAAACTCTTGGTAAACCTTTCTGCAAAATACTTTTACATCATGTTCctttcttattttaaatttaatttatggTTTCATTACATTGCATAAAATAACTAACACAAACAACATAATTATACTTATACTTAATTTAGTAATCTAGAgggataagatgtaaaaatacctctaatattTACATACATgatcaattttatccctaacattaaaaatgatgcaattttattcttaatattgacaagtttggtcaattccGGACATTATTACAAACCATATATTTTGTCTTTATTCTGCATTAATTGCACATcagtttgtttaaaaaaatatatcatattttatgtaatttaataatagaattagagattaatatttataaattcgatgaaattttttgaaattttttttgtccaacttgtacaaaagatagtatattttttaatttaaaaaaaaatcacgtctaataatatgtttatgatttattgctaataagtgataaaatgactcacatgtgaagtgtagattacAAAATTCATGGCCGAGAATATTGTTCTTGGCTGCAaacattagaagtaaaattgatcttggctacaaacattaaaagtaaaattgatcttggctacaaacattaaaagtaaaattgtacaattttaaactttaggggtatttttgcatttttatccgtaattaaaaattacaaagaaagcaaaattaaaaaatactatCAACCTTCGTATCAACATTAACTGTTAGGTCGAACTCAATCGTGAACAAAAAAGTTATCATCAATCGAGCAGAAGAATGGGAAAGAAGGAGCACAAAAAGTTGTACAAGTTTTTCGTTTGTATATTTTATGTGTTcgaaaatgaagtagaaaaagGCATTTAAATAAGAGTTTTTCTATTAAGCACCTGACCTGATTTTCCATGTCACTTGGAGAACCTCTAATTCATATTTAGACACTAGGATCGGAAATCTATGAAAAAAAACTTTTTTAGTACTAGTATATGTTTGACTTTCAAATTGCTGCTATACAAGTAAGTTTTTTTAACCACGATAGTTTTGTTATAATACTCTTATTTTCTATTAATTCTAATATGTATCTATCATGATTGAAAGATAAGTTAATTCTGATTTCATGTAGTATTATGTTAATCTGAGGTACGTAATTAAATTGAGGGGTATTAATTGTTTATTttccaagaagaacaagttTGGATTGGAATATGTTGATAATTGAACATACACAAAAATACCATATTATTAATTATAGGTATATATAAATACCTAAaagcataaataattaaatgtgGGTGAGACCAATTTAGGGTCACTTCAACATCAACTCTGATTTTTGAATATTAAAACAAGGTCTACAAAATAGACAAGCCTGCCCAAGAAATTTCCACATAACAGAGGGATGGATGAACAATAATAATAGTAAAAGGAGGTGTAGATAGGAAGAAATGAACATGTTTGAAATGCATTTTAGGGAAATATACATTAAAAAGTAGATGTCGTTAtatgagaaaaagaaagaagagtcTGAAATTGCAACTAAAAAACAAAGTGTCAACATATTAAAGTTCACAGGCCACATGGGTTACCTAATTCAGAAACTCAAAATACTGCATTGTATTTATGGCTCTTCTTGGTACTTTTCTGTCGTTCTTCTTCATCTCCTCCACTTTTCTCCTTCTAATCCCTTTCttacttttttcttcttcttcttcttcttcactacTACTTTTGAATACTGGAAATAACTCCAGTGTTTCAACCTCCTCAAACTcttcaatattattattattattatttatgggTTCAATGTTGTTCACATCATGCCACGTgtaattcttctctttctcctCAAATACTGCCCACCCACCTCTGCTTTCTCCTGTTCCTCCTCGCTGCATTGGAAAAGCTCCCTCAACACAACACAAtcccattttcatattttcaacTACTGTAAAGTTCTACAATTTGAGAGCCTCTTTTTTATGCAATATCAGAATACCTCATCATTACCTTTCTTTTTGACCTATTCATAAAAACAGGAAGACCATACCTCTAAATTGTCAGTGCAGTTTAAGGTCCTTTTCTGTTCAAATTGAATTTGAAATGCTGGCTTCAACCCTTTCATTACATCTAAAAAAGTCAAACATATAGATCAATGATCATCACATCACATATTTAAGTGTGTTTCTTCTACTGCAACTTTGTTGTAAAAAGGAGAAAAATGTTAGTATATTATTATATGAATGATTTCAAGAGAAGAGACCTGAATCTTTGTTATCCAAGAATGCAGCATGATGAATAAGATTGAGGAATTTATGAGAAGTAGTAGTAATAGTGTCGGCTTCACGACGGCGTTTTTGTCTTTCCCTAGCTTTATGGTTTTGAAACCAGTAGAAGACATTCTTTCCTTCAATCTTTCCAAAGCGACGGAGTTGTGAAGCTATTTGTTGGATTTGATCAGCAGATGGTGTTCTTGTTCCTCTTCTGTACATTTCTTCCAGTGCTAATACCTGCTCTGCCGTTGGATTCCACCGCGAACTCGGTTGCTCCACCGATATTTCATTATTACTAATATCTAAACCTGAATGTCATGCATATAGCAATAGAATACATTTATATTATATGAAGCTCAaaaaagagagtatatataattatatggaGAAATAGCATACCTAGTCGTAGAAGATTGGAATAAGGAAGAGTAGAAGTTGTTGATGTTGATGTAATAGGCAAGAATTCTCCAAGATTCAGTGAACCTTTCATatcttttttattcatttctcTCTAGTTTTGAATTCACAGGAATCGTATAACAGAATATATTACTCCCTTTCCTTCTTCAACAATCACCAAGTAGATTTGCATGGCTATATATAGGCTGACCCTACCTCCTTTCTACTTTTCTTTCCATTATTTACTTAACCCCATTCTTCACTATCATTTGTGGGGCTATAAATGAGTCGAGTCGCTCCCAAGCGGTTCGATAAAAATTCAAGTAGACTCggttcgatttgtaaacgagccgctcgtgagcaTGATTTACTGGTTCAGttcgtaaatgagccgagcttgagcataCCAAAGCTTGCGAGCATGCTCGATTAGaatatttatgaacaaattttagttttgtagaaaactatatagttttgtgttagttcacaaatatctaaacgtaatattatttcatttgctattagatgagttcgttcacaaacataataaatgagtaaaagACAATTATTTGTAAGCAACTTGTTtgtttattcacgaactttgtttgtgagcttgtttatatacaccattaaagagctatttgcgagcaaacttcataaatataattaacaatttactcacaaacaattcatgattagataattttcttaatgaaccaagttcaaAGATGATGTTGGGCTCCAAACAAGCTCAAAGCTCAGCTCGAactcgtttattttctaatgagctaagccgagcttgagcaagtCAAAGCTCAACTCGGATTCGAGCTCGTTAAATTTATAGTAAGCCGATGTTGAGCAGGTTAAAATCGGCTCGGGCTCaaactcgttaattttatagcgaaccGAGATTGAACAGGttaaagctcggctcgattataACTCTAATCATTTGCATCCACTCCTAAGCAAATCATTTTTATCACAAGTCACCTCGAATTTTGTTTTCGTGGTTAGAGTTGCTATAGTTGAAGCCATATATAAATTGTTTCCTAAATTTTTGTGTATACAAAAAGTTTTACAAGTAGGTTTACCCTTCTTAAAGTCAGGACAAATCCGTACAGTAAAATTTACAAATTGCCTATTATCAATGATTAAATTTTAACAGATGAAGGGAATCAAACCTCGACCCTTGACAAAGATTCAATTTTTTATCGCTTAATTACACTTATAGATCCGTTTgagttttatttctttatgttaTTCTTCTTAAcctgagggcgagccttggcgcaacggtaaaacgttgttgtcgtgtgaccagaggtcacgggtttgagtcttaggagcggcctctcttgccaattaaattgacaagggaaggcttgcccccaataaacccttgtggtgggactcCTCCCCgaaccctcgctcagcggggtcgcgtaatgcgaccgggccacCCTTTATTCTTCTTAACCTAAACAAAGAAAATCAATTTACCGGACATATATACCACCATGCAGGTCTTATTACGTCACCACTTGGGCATAATAATTAGgattataagaaaaaaaaaaaaagctaagtTTTAATTTCTCATGTGGTCAAAAATAGTTGACATGATATTTATGTGACATCTTGGACTATTAGGTTTTAAATTTTTGCGCCAAAAGAAAGACTTAGAGCAACTCTACATAATATCAAAATTATTTGGAGTGGCTAGAAATGTCAACTCCACTTTTCTATTCACCCTCCATTCTAACTATAAATTTCCCCAGtggttatttattaaaaatcaTTTATCTTTTATGTTTTCGTACGTTAtataatatcatatttattatttttattcaattaattttttattaaataaaataattgatgATGAATAATATTTATACAAcctttcaaaaaaataatatttatgtaattaaataataaatattaactgataatatatttttttgatgaaaataaatattttttaatatttattaattagatatatatattaataacatgattaatttatataattagattaaaaaaaattggatttgaCAAAAGCCCTGGACCTGATGGTTTTAACCCCGGATTTTATCAGAAATTTTGGGATGTAGTAGGAAGTCATGTTACTGAAGCTTGTTTGTTATGGTTAAATTCTGGAGTGTTGCCTGATGAGATTCATGAAActaactagtttttgacccgtgcgatgcacggattcatcttaatatataaatattaacaaaaatataattaataattacaattaatgatataaaaaaggaggaagtgacacctcagctccatcgttactgttttatattatatatagatatgcaaagaaatagagagattttagggactaatttaaattatgtagaacttttagatatagatatgcagagaattagagagattttagagattaatttaaattctgtagaactcttagatatagtacggataaaataatctttttataaataaatataataatataactaaagttaatatattatattttttattatattttttattagtaaaaaaggaggaagtgacacctcagctccatcgttactattttatattatatatagaatatagatatgcagagaattagatggattttagggattaatttaaattatgcagaacttttggatatagatatacagaaaattagagagattttagggattaatttaaattatgtagaacttttagatatagatatgcagagaattagaaagattttaaggattaatttaaattctgtagaactcttagatatagtacagataaaataatctttttataaataaatataataatataactcaagttaatatattatattttatattatattttttatcagtaaaaaagaaaagagtgacacctcagctccatcgttactgttttatattatatatagatatacagagaattagagagattttagggattaatttaaattctgtagaactcttagatataatacggataaaataatctttatataaataaatataataatataactaaagttaatatattatattttttattatattttttatcagtaaaaaaggaggaagtgacacctcagctccatcgttactgttttatattatatatagatcttttatattatattttttatcagtaaaaaaggaggaagtgacacctcagctccatcgttactgttttatattatatatagatatgcagagaattagagagattttagggagtaattttaattatgtagaacttttagatatagatatgcaggtaattagagatattttagggattaatttaaattatgtataacttttagatatagatatgcagagaattagagagattttagggattaatttaaattatgtagatctcttagatatagtacatatataataatctttttacaaataaatataataatataactaaagttaatatattatattttatattatattttttatcagtaaaaaaggaggaagtgacacctcagctccatcgttactattttatattatatatagatatgcagagaattagagagattttagggactaatttaaattatgtagaacttttagatatagatatgcagagaattagagagattttaaagattaatttaaattatgtagaactcttagatatattacggataaaataatctttttataaataaatataataatataactaaagttaatatattatattttatattatattttttatcagtaaaaaaggaggaagtgacacctcagctccatcgttactgttttatattatatatagatattgtATTAATATCCAAAAAATCAAAACCTGAGATGGTTTCTGACTTGAGACCGATAGCTCTTTGTAATGTGATATACAAAATTATCTCTAAAGTCTTAGCTAATCGGTTAAAGAAAGTCTTTCATGTTCTTATATCTTCATCCCAGAGTGCCTTTATCGCAGGCAGACTAATCTCCGATAATGTTATGTTGGCATTTGAGGTGAATCATTATCTCCACCAGAGGACTAGAAGGGTTTCAAGTGGTATGGCTGCTCTTAAGCTTGATATGTCTAAAGCATATGACAGGGTGGAATGGAAATTTCTTCAGGAGATGTTATTGAACCTTGGATTCCCATCGAGCTTTGTTGACCTTTTAATGCAGTGCGTTACAAAGGTTAAATATAGGgttgttgtagacaccgagtcggaggacctgtgacgaaaacctgaaaacaagacggttgaagcgattgattccggaagtttcgaacaaaataaaataaataagttacagtgGGTCGCTGTTGTGATATGCgtagtgcgagtgcttagcggcagccgacgcgcgttcgacgacagtcggacacccgctcgacgacgcaaagcgtgCGCTCGACGCtcgtcggacgcacgcgtccaaccACGAATAGCACGCGCttgacgtccgagcaatgcacgagcttggcaacgcggggcgcgcgctcatcgaccacggggcgtgtgcgcccggtaGCGCGAAACACACGTTCGGTGGTCACaacgcgtggacgcccgacggcgcggaacgcaaGCCCGGCGGTCACGACACGTGGACGCCCGATGGCGTGGAACATGAGCTCGACGGTCGCGGGgcatgcacgcccgacggtgcgagacgcgccccgacgGCCggtgggcgagcgcccaaccgcgtcgggcggacgcccaacgacagttgggcgctcgcccaacgctgttgggcgaccgcccaacaatgttgggcggtagcccaacgcgaggttgggcggccgcccaacaatgtttgacggtagcccaacgcaaggttgggcggccgcccaacatgctttgggcggccgcccaaccctttgggcgacgcccgattttactcgggcgtcgcccattggtccggggacccgtttgcctataaaaggcacggatccccatgcattttaagggggaggatttttggagctttctcactctaaacatttttagagagagaaagtcaattttttggagaaaatattttttttcccaaaaaaatccaaattttccaaagttaaatttttactaaaaaaacacaaaaaaccggaaaatcacgactcgtggaatcaatcggcttcgactgtcagataccgaacttgaggtattatccgaggactagactcgttttattttattttatttatttcttttccttgatttagtttttatgttataattttatttattttgtcatttatt includes these proteins:
- the LOC136208041 gene encoding WUSCHEL-related homeobox 6, which gives rise to MNKKDMKGSLNLGEFLPITSTSTTSTLPYSNLLRLGLDISNNEISVEQPSSRWNPTAEQVLALEEMYRRGTRTPSADQIQQIASQLRRFGKIEGKNVFYWFQNHKARERQKRRREADTITTTSHKFLNLIHHAAFLDNKDSDVMKGLKPAFQIQFEQKRTLNCTDNLERGGTGESRGGWAVFEEKEKNYTWHDVNNIEPINNNNNNIEEFEEVETLELFPVFKSSSEEEEEEEKSKKGIRRRKVEEMKKNDRKVPRRAINTMQYFEFLN